One genomic region from Granulimonas faecalis encodes:
- a CDS encoding type II 3-dehydroquinate dehydratase encodes MDSGKTARQVLDACGGKGNVRANAICMTRLRLELDDTSQVDSDRLGTLHGVLGVRSHGTNGVEVVFGPAVIDAIALDFCDLTGLPLGRKTAKAISTMTVGAPRREARPRQEVPRDANPGRRASYAAQRKANRALKASAAAQDAAAEARTDDLDQLRRMLEGPGSLLDAADAAAAATARAEEPATPRLLVLNGPNLNMLGVREPAIYGSGTYADLVSLCRREGRLAGFSEVRCFQSNHEGALVDEIQAALGRYDAIVLNPAAYTHTSVALLDALKAVGIPCVEVHISDVSSREDFRQVSYVRAACVATVSGEGLAGYGHAIRILADALDG; translated from the coding sequence GTGGACTCTGGGAAGACCGCCCGGCAGGTGCTCGACGCCTGCGGGGGCAAGGGGAACGTGAGGGCCAACGCCATCTGCATGACCCGGCTGAGGCTCGAGCTCGATGACACCTCGCAGGTGGACTCCGACCGCCTTGGCACACTCCACGGCGTCCTCGGCGTCCGCTCCCACGGCACCAACGGCGTGGAGGTCGTGTTCGGCCCCGCCGTCATCGACGCCATCGCCCTCGACTTCTGCGACCTCACCGGGCTCCCGCTCGGCCGCAAGACCGCCAAGGCCATCTCGACCATGACGGTCGGGGCGCCGCGACGCGAGGCCAGGCCCCGCCAGGAGGTGCCGCGCGACGCCAACCCCGGCCGACGGGCCAGCTACGCCGCCCAGCGCAAGGCCAACCGCGCCCTCAAGGCCTCCGCGGCCGCACAGGACGCCGCCGCGGAGGCCCGGACGGACGACCTCGACCAGCTCCGCCGCATGCTCGAGGGCCCGGGCTCGCTCCTCGACGCCGCCGACGCCGCGGCGGCCGCCACCGCGCGGGCCGAGGAGCCCGCGACGCCGCGCCTTCTCGTGCTCAACGGCCCCAACCTCAACATGCTGGGCGTGCGCGAGCCCGCCATCTACGGGAGCGGCACCTACGCCGACCTCGTCTCCCTCTGCCGGCGCGAGGGCAGGCTCGCGGGCTTCTCCGAGGTGCGCTGCTTCCAGAGCAACCACGAGGGAGCCCTGGTGGACGAGATCCAGGCCGCGCTCGGCCGCTACGACGCCATCGTCCTCAACCCCGCCGCCTACACGCACACCTCTGTGGCCCTGCTCGACGCCCTCAAAGCCGTGGGCATCCCCTGCGTGGAGGTGCACATCTCCGACGTCTCGTCCCGCGAGGACTTCCGCCAGGTGAGCTACGTGCGCGCCGCCTGCGTGGCCACCGTGTCCGGCGAGGGGCTCGCGGGTTACGGGCACGCCATCCGCATCCTCGCGGACGCGCTCGACGGCTGA
- a CDS encoding M48 family metallopeptidase, with protein MARIRRFSCEVAGVPVDVVFRARRRFVLRPGRDGRVTVSAPRSMGRAAVLAWLGGEGADVLAPVAQRLPAADELERRRAWGRLREGDVVAVWGRPVAVRLETAEGRPAARVEDGSLVLGVPDPKDPSEEAHQLRRRLFEGLLRSELAAAVPGARERAERAVGTGTGRWTVRRMGSRWGSCRPSTGSVSIALDLACHDPAFLDLVAVHEVAHMEAPDHGPRFSEVMDRALPGWRGLQADLDREGMRLPPDAPAKA; from the coding sequence GTGGCCCGCATCCGGAGGTTCTCCTGCGAGGTGGCCGGCGTGCCCGTGGACGTGGTGTTCCGGGCGCGGCGGCGCTTCGTGCTGCGGCCCGGCCGCGACGGACGGGTGACGGTCTCGGCGCCGAGGTCCATGGGGCGCGCGGCCGTGCTGGCATGGCTCGGGGGCGAGGGCGCCGACGTCCTCGCCCCCGTCGCCCAGCGCCTGCCTGCGGCCGACGAGCTCGAGCGTAGGCGCGCCTGGGGCCGGCTCCGGGAGGGCGACGTCGTCGCCGTCTGGGGGCGCCCGGTCGCGGTGCGCCTCGAGACGGCGGAGGGGAGGCCGGCCGCCCGCGTCGAGGACGGGTCGCTCGTGCTCGGGGTCCCCGACCCGAAGGACCCCTCGGAGGAGGCCCACCAACTTAGGAGGCGCCTCTTCGAGGGGCTGCTGAGAAGCGAGCTCGCCGCGGCGGTTCCCGGGGCCCGGGAGCGGGCCGAGAGGGCCGTCGGCACAGGGACCGGCCGGTGGACCGTGCGGCGCATGGGCAGCCGCTGGGGCTCCTGCCGGCCGTCCACGGGCTCGGTCTCGATCGCGCTCGACCTCGCCTGCCACGACCCGGCCTTCCTCGACCTCGTGGCCGTGCACGAGGTCGCCCACATGGAGGCGCCCGACCACGGCCCCCGCTTCTCGGAGGTCATGGACCGGGCGCTGCCGGGGTGGCGCGGGCTCCAGGCGGACCTCGACCGCGAGGGCATGCGGCTGCCGCCCGACGCCCCGGCCAAGGCTTAG
- a CDS encoding GIY-YIG nuclease family protein has translation MEGLYSVYMVRCSDGSLYTGYTVDVARRVASHNAGTGARYTRSRRPVSLAAEAAFPTRHEAMRAEALIKRLDRAEKLALTRLYGVDPDRFRAAVAALIA, from the coding sequence ATGGAGGGTCTTTACAGCGTCTATATGGTCCGTTGCTCCGACGGCTCCCTCTACACAGGATACACCGTGGACGTGGCCCGTCGCGTGGCGTCCCACAACGCGGGCACGGGCGCTCGATACACGAGGAGCCGCCGGCCCGTCTCCCTCGCCGCCGAGGCGGCCTTCCCCACGCGCCACGAGGCCATGCGGGCCGAGGCCCTGATCAAGCGTCTGGACCGCGCCGAGAAGCTCGCCCTCACGCGGCTCTACGGCGTCGACCCGGACCGCTTCCGTGCGGCCGTTGCCGCCCTCATCGCGTGA
- a CDS encoding YccF domain-containing protein, which translates to MRTLGNIIWIVTGGWVTALAWLLIGLVWCLTFVGIPVGRQAFKMAALALAPFGKEIVYGGGLPSCLANGLWLVFGGAEMALGYLFLGAIWCVTVVGAPFGVQLFKMAKLSLLPFGAEVR; encoded by the coding sequence ATGCGCACCCTGGGAAACATTATATGGATCGTCACCGGCGGGTGGGTCACCGCCCTGGCCTGGCTGCTCATAGGTCTCGTGTGGTGCCTCACGTTCGTGGGCATCCCCGTGGGGAGGCAGGCCTTCAAGATGGCCGCGCTCGCCCTCGCGCCCTTCGGCAAGGAGATCGTCTACGGGGGCGGCCTGCCGTCGTGCCTGGCCAACGGCCTCTGGCTCGTCTTCGGTGGTGCCGAGATGGCCCTCGGCTACCTGTTCCTAGGGGCCATCTGGTGCGTCACCGTGGTGGGGGCGCCCTTCGGCGTGCAGCTCTTCAAGATGGCCAAGCTGTCGCTCCTGCCCTTCGGGGCGGAGGTGCGCTAG